The following coding sequences lie in one Primulina huaijiensis isolate GDHJ02 chromosome 2, ASM1229523v2, whole genome shotgun sequence genomic window:
- the LOC140964042 gene encoding alkaline ceramidase-like, translated as MTGGVSSFWGPVTSTHEWCEPNYTYSSYIAEYFNTISNVPCVILAFIGLVNALRQRFEKRFTVLHISNMILSIGSMLYHATLRRLQQQGDETPMVWEMLLYIYILYSPDWHYRSTMPTFLFLYGVVFAVAHSVLHFDIAFKLHYGLLCFLCIPRMYKYYIYTQDRSAKRLAKLYVITLLLGTLCWLIDRLLCKKITSWYFNPQGHAMWHVFMGFNSYFANTFLMFCRAQQREWNPKVMHFFGIFPYVKIEKPKSQ; from the exons ATGACTGGTGGAGTGTCAAGTTTTTGGGGCCCTGTCACGTCAACACATGAGTGGTGTGAACCTAATTATACTTACTCTTCCTATATTGCTGAGTATTTCAACACCATCTCTAATGTTCCGTGCGTCATTTTAGCATTCATTGGTCTTGTGAATGCATTGAGACAGCGTTTTGAGAAAAGGTTTACTGTCCTTCACATATCAAATATGATACTTTCCATAGGCAGCATGTTGTATCATGCCACACTGCGGCGGCT GCAACAGCAAGGAGATGAAACACCTATGGTGTGGGAAATGCTCCTTTATATCTACATTCTCTACTCACCAGATTGGCATTATCGGAGCACAATGCCCACTTTCTTGTTCCTCTACGGCGTGGTCTTTGCTGTAGCACATTCAGTACTTCATTTCGACATCGCTTTTAAGCTGCACTATGGACTGCTTTGCTTTCTTTGCATTCCTAGGATGTACAAGTATTATATTTACACACAAGACAGATCAGCCAAGCGACTTGCAAAGCTGTATGTCATCACTTTGCTGCTTGGGACTCTATGCTGGCTGATTGACCGCCTTTTATGCAAGAAAATCACAAGCTGGTATTTCAATCCTCAGGGCCACGCAATGTGGCATGTTTTTATGGGTTTCAACTCATACTTTGCCAATACGTTTCTGATGTTCTGCCGTGCTCAACAACGGGAATGGAACCCGAAAGTAATGCACTTTTTCGGAATTTTCCCCTATGTGAAGATTGAAAAACCAAAGTCCCAGTAG